A window of Pyrobaculum aerophilum str. IM2 contains these coding sequences:
- a CDS encoding NUDIX hydrolase codes for MTKKCIVTSGVLVENGKVLMVKHKRLGVYIYPGGHVEHNETPIEAVKREFEEETGIVVEPIGFTYGIIDENAVERPMPLVILEEVVKYPEETHIHFDLIYLVKRVGGDLKNGEWIDVREIDRIETFPNVRKVVSLALSTLYRLGKI; via the coding sequence ATGACTAAAAAGTGCATCGTTACCAGCGGCGTTTTAGTGGAAAACGGGAAGGTTCTAATGGTTAAGCACAAGCGGCTGGGCGTTTATATATATCCAGGGGGGCATGTGGAACATAACGAAACTCCTATAGAGGCTGTCAAGCGGGAATTTGAGGAGGAGACTGGAATTGTTGTAGAGCCTATAGGGTTTACCTACGGCATAATTGATGAAAACGCGGTGGAGAGGCCAATGCCTTTGGTAATTCTCGAAGAAGTGGTGAAATACCCTGAGGAGACTCATATACATTTCGATTTGATATACCTGGTGAAAAGAGTTGGAGGCGATTTAAAAAACGGCGAATGGATTGACGTGAGAGAAATAGACCGCATAGAGACTTTTCCCAATGTGCGGAAAGTGGTGAGTTTAGCGCTTAGCACCCTATATAGACTGGGAAAAATTTAA
- a CDS encoding MBL fold metallo-hydrolase, translating to MKIRLLGGAGEVGRLAVLIKTASNGILLDYGVSFDANDKPVFPLHVRPRDLTATFLSHAHLDHSGGLPSLYVSTKTPLYSTPLTMELSDLMYTDAIKLSGYYLPYTLEEVRETMSSAVPLTYGEPVEIGRDAVITVYNAGHIPGSAISVIEVEGYVVVFTGDFNTVDSNLLRGADLYNIPKNPDVVIMEATYASTDHPPRERLEREFVQSVKEVLEGGGSVLIPSFALGRAQEILLTLVKYGIDAYPIYVDGLARQINQIVGRYPHLLKDPDLYKKALEISIEVPNAYVRKGAVEEPSVIITPAGMLKGGAALFYFKKMAQNKKNGIFLPSFQAPNTPGFQILSKGYAFLDGTTIKVEARLEWFDFSAHAGRRELEEFVKRFTPETKIILVHTDPLTAAPFIRRLAKEGYDNIYLPTASGEEIFLSKKFW from the coding sequence ATGAAGATCCGACTGCTGGGGGGCGCAGGCGAAGTCGGGAGGCTTGCGGTTTTAATTAAAACAGCCTCTAATGGCATATTGCTGGACTACGGCGTCTCGTTTGACGCCAATGACAAGCCTGTATTCCCTCTCCACGTCCGCCCGAGGGATCTCACTGCCACTTTTTTAAGCCATGCGCATTTAGATCACAGCGGCGGTCTCCCGTCGCTTTATGTCTCAACAAAAACGCCTTTATACTCCACGCCTTTAACCATGGAGTTAAGCGATTTGATGTATACAGATGCTATAAAATTATCGGGCTATTACCTCCCCTACACGCTTGAAGAAGTTAGAGAGACTATGTCCAGCGCCGTGCCTCTCACCTACGGCGAACCAGTGGAAATAGGCAGAGACGCCGTAATTACAGTATACAACGCTGGCCACATACCGGGTAGCGCCATATCGGTTATAGAAGTTGAGGGATATGTGGTGGTTTTTACTGGGGATTTCAACACTGTCGATTCAAATTTGTTAAGAGGCGCAGATTTGTACAACATACCGAAAAATCCCGATGTCGTCATTATGGAGGCTACATATGCATCGACAGACCACCCGCCGCGGGAGAGGCTGGAAAGGGAATTTGTACAGTCTGTCAAAGAGGTATTAGAGGGCGGGGGGTCTGTATTAATACCGTCGTTTGCGCTTGGGAGGGCCCAGGAGATTTTATTAACGCTTGTAAAATACGGAATTGACGCGTATCCAATATATGTAGATGGACTCGCCAGACAGATTAATCAAATTGTGGGCAGATACCCCCACTTATTAAAAGACCCCGATTTGTACAAAAAGGCCTTGGAGATTTCTATCGAGGTCCCAAATGCTTATGTCAGAAAAGGCGCCGTGGAGGAGCCCTCAGTGATTATAACGCCTGCCGGGATGCTAAAGGGAGGAGCTGCGCTTTTCTATTTTAAAAAAATGGCACAGAATAAGAAAAATGGGATTTTCCTGCCATCATTTCAAGCGCCAAATACGCCCGGTTTTCAGATATTAAGCAAGGGCTATGCCTTCCTTGACGGGACGACAATTAAAGTAGAGGCCAGACTGGAATGGTTTGACTTCAGCGCACACGCCGGCAGGAGGGAGTTGGAGGAATTTGTAAAGAGATTTACGCCAGAAACCAAGATAATTCTCGTACATACAGATCCGCTGACTGCCGCGCCTTTCATAAGGCGGTTAGCAAAGGAGGGGTACGATAATATATACCTCCCAACGGCCTCGGGAGAAGAGATCTTCCTCTCAAAGAAATTTTGGTAA
- the rplX gene encoding 50S ribosomal protein L24, with protein MSFTTSAQPRKQRRSLYKAPLHLRRKLFNAKLSPELAKKLGVKRLPVRRGDTVLILRGDFKGVTGKVVKVDLKRVRIYVEGATRTNSRGQTVYYPIHPSKVMIVDVDLSDKARQKIIERRKKK; from the coding sequence ATGTCATTTACCACTTCGGCGCAACCGAGGAAGCAAAGGCGTAGTTTATACAAGGCGCCGCTCCACTTGCGGCGGAAATTATTCAACGCAAAACTTTCGCCAGAGCTCGCTAAAAAACTCGGCGTGAAAAGGTTGCCCGTGAGGCGAGGGGATACAGTCTTGATATTAAGAGGGGACTTCAAGGGAGTGACGGGAAAAGTCGTCAAAGTCGACCTCAAAAGAGTGCGCATCTACGTAGAAGGCGCCACTAGAACTAATAGTAGAGGACAGACGGTGTATTATCCAATTCACCCCAGTAAAGTAATGATAGTAGATGTAGACCTATCAGATAAAGCTCGGCAAAAAATAATAGAAAGAAGAAAAAAGAAGTAA
- a CDS encoding 30S ribosomal protein S4e, whose protein sequence is MVHLRRTLAPAWWPIPRKKGGVWVVRPSPGPHSLAYSLPLALIIRDVLKYAKTMHEARYIISRGYVKVDGVVRRDYKFPVGLMDVIEIVPTGEVYRVVPDADKYYNLLPISTEEAALKLLRVEGKTMVKGGRIQLHFHDGRNLITTLEAGKQIKTFDSVLYDLRNKAIKAHIPLKLGVNAVVIHGSNVGFSGTLYEIVWTLKRKQSVVALKKGDEVRRTILNYVMAVGSEGPVIKISP, encoded by the coding sequence ATGGTACACCTAAGAAGAACGCTAGCGCCTGCTTGGTGGCCAATCCCTAGAAAGAAAGGCGGCGTATGGGTTGTTAGGCCGTCACCTGGGCCGCACAGCCTAGCTTATTCACTGCCCTTGGCCCTGATTATTAGGGATGTATTAAAATACGCAAAGACAATGCACGAGGCTAGGTACATAATATCAAGAGGTTATGTAAAAGTAGATGGAGTTGTAAGAAGGGATTACAAATTCCCGGTGGGGCTTATGGACGTTATAGAAATCGTGCCGACAGGGGAGGTGTACAGAGTCGTGCCAGACGCAGATAAGTACTATAATCTATTGCCTATCTCCACAGAGGAAGCCGCCCTCAAATTGCTTAGAGTTGAAGGTAAGACTATGGTCAAGGGCGGGAGGATACAACTACACTTCCACGACGGTAGGAATTTAATCACAACGCTTGAGGCGGGGAAACAGATAAAAACATTTGACTCAGTGCTTTACGATTTACGTAATAAGGCTATAAAGGCTCATATCCCGCTGAAATTAGGAGTAAACGCGGTGGTTATCCACGGCAGTAACGTTGGCTTCTCCGGCACGCTCTATGAAATTGTCTGGACGTTAAAGCGCAAGCAGTCAGTAGTCGCCCTTAAGAAAGGCGATGAGGTTAGGAGGACAATATTAAATTACGTAATGGCCGTGGGTAGCGAAGGGCCAGTGATAAAAATCTCCCCTTAA